Proteins encoded by one window of Serratia nevei:
- the iolE gene encoding myo-inosose-2 dehydratase yields the protein MNKDNVKLAIAPIGWTNDDMPDLGKENTFQQCVSEMALAGFTGSEVGSKYPRDPAVLKPMLDIRGIQICNAWFSTFFADGQKDKTIDEFINHMNFLHAMGARVIGCSEQSKSIQGTTKGVFEEKPYFSDEEWQRVADGYNELAKIAAGKGMQVCLHHHMGTGIQTTAEIDRYMSMVNDDVYLLFDTGHAYYSEGSQQAMMAILEKYLPRINHVHLKDVRDEVVAEVKANKLSFLDGVKKGTFTVPGDGVIDFRPVFKLLDERGYKGWMVVEAEQDPALANPFEYAVKARRYIRETAGI from the coding sequence ATGAATAAAGACAACGTGAAATTGGCCATTGCGCCGATCGGCTGGACCAACGACGACATGCCCGATCTGGGCAAGGAAAACACCTTCCAGCAGTGCGTCAGCGAAATGGCGCTGGCCGGCTTCACCGGCAGCGAAGTGGGCAGCAAATACCCGCGCGATCCGGCGGTGCTGAAACCGATGCTGGATATTCGCGGCATCCAGATCTGCAACGCCTGGTTCAGCACCTTTTTCGCCGACGGCCAGAAAGACAAAACCATCGATGAATTTATCAACCACATGAATTTCCTGCATGCCATGGGCGCCAGGGTGATCGGCTGCTCCGAGCAGAGCAAGAGCATTCAGGGCACCACCAAAGGCGTGTTCGAAGAGAAGCCGTACTTCAGCGATGAAGAGTGGCAGCGCGTGGCCGACGGTTACAACGAGCTGGCGAAGATCGCCGCCGGCAAAGGCATGCAGGTGTGTCTGCACCACCACATGGGCACCGGCATTCAGACCACGGCCGAAATCGATCGCTACATGAGCATGGTCAACGACGACGTCTACCTGCTGTTCGATACCGGCCACGCCTACTATTCGGAAGGCAGCCAGCAGGCGATGATGGCGATCCTGGAGAAGTATCTGCCGCGCATCAACCACGTCCATCTGAAGGACGTGCGCGATGAGGTGGTGGCGGAAGTGAAGGCCAACAAGCTGAGCTTCCTCGACGGCGTGAAGAAGGGCACCTTCACCGTGCCGGGTGATGGCGTGATCGACTTCAGGCCGGTGTTCAAGCTGCTGGACGAGCGCGGTTACAAAGGGTGGATGGTGGTGGAGGCCGAGCAGGATCCGGCCCTGGCCAACCCGTTCGAGTATGCGGTAAAAGCGCGCCGTTATATTCGGGAAACCGCCGGCATTTAA
- a CDS encoding P1 family peptidase encodes MRNRPHPRGPLRRPLCINRRTFLQALAGLTAAVGIFSPLTPLGAAMPTSAAGRPGARNLITDVPGLKVGVAQDSRIRTGTTVILPDSPAIAAVDVRGGGPATRETDALGEDNLVQTVDALTFSGGSVYGLAAADGVAAWLGQQGRGYALRPAPGVPVSPIVPTACLYDLANGGDKNWQLTPPYRQLGIDAVGKAGLDFPLGTVGAGYGAMTGMGKLKGGLGSASIIAANGATVGALVAVNSLGAVVAPGTRAFWATPYEIDGEFGNGGAAALAQLRAQGEDWMEQEPQGGRKNTTLACIATDLALTRVELKRVAIMAQDGMARAIRPLHSPFDGDVVFALSTGQREVQGSRELAVLQIGALAADTLARAIARGVHAATPWPGSQVATWQTLGG; translated from the coding sequence ATGCGTAATCGCCCTCACCCACGGGGGCCGCTGCGCCGGCCCCTGTGCATCAACCGCCGAACCTTTTTACAAGCGCTGGCCGGCCTGACCGCCGCCGTCGGCATATTCTCTCCTCTCACCCCGTTAGGTGCCGCTATGCCAACTTCCGCCGCCGGGCGCCCAGGCGCCCGCAACCTGATTACCGATGTGCCGGGCCTGAAGGTCGGCGTAGCGCAAGACAGCCGGATACGTACCGGCACGACGGTTATCCTGCCGGACAGCCCGGCGATCGCCGCCGTGGACGTGCGCGGCGGCGGCCCCGCCACCCGGGAAACCGACGCGCTGGGTGAAGACAATCTGGTACAGACCGTCGATGCGCTGACATTCAGCGGCGGCTCGGTTTACGGCCTGGCGGCGGCGGACGGCGTCGCAGCCTGGCTGGGGCAACAGGGCCGAGGCTACGCGCTGCGCCCGGCCCCCGGCGTGCCGGTATCCCCTATCGTGCCCACCGCCTGCCTGTACGATCTGGCCAACGGCGGCGACAAAAACTGGCAGCTCACGCCGCCGTATCGCCAACTGGGCATCGATGCGGTCGGCAAGGCCGGATTGGACTTTCCGCTGGGCACCGTCGGCGCCGGCTACGGTGCCATGACCGGCATGGGTAAGCTGAAAGGCGGCCTCGGCTCGGCATCTATCATTGCCGCCAATGGCGCTACCGTCGGCGCACTGGTGGCGGTCAACAGTTTGGGTGCGGTGGTCGCACCCGGCACCCGCGCCTTCTGGGCGACCCCCTATGAAATTGACGGTGAATTCGGCAACGGCGGCGCAGCGGCGCTGGCGCAACTGCGCGCGCAGGGCGAAGATTGGATGGAACAAGAGCCGCAGGGCGGCAGAAAGAACACCACCCTGGCCTGCATCGCCACCGACCTGGCGCTGACGCGGGTGGAGTTGAAACGGGTGGCCATCATGGCGCAAGACGGCATGGCGCGCGCCATCCGCCCGCTGCACAGCCCGTTTGACGGCGACGTGGTGTTCGCCCTGTCCACCGGGCAGCGCGAGGTTCAGGGCAGCCGCGAACTGGCGGTGCTGCAGATCGGCGCGCTGGCGGCGGACACCCTGGCCCGGGCGATCGCCCGTGGCGTACATGCCGCCACGCCGTGGCCCGGCAGCCAGGTCGCAACCTGGCAAACGCTCGGCGGCTAA
- the gntR gene encoding gluconate operon transcriptional repressor GntR has protein sequence MKKKRPVLQDVADKVGVTKMTVSRYLRNPDQVSAALQQKIAVALDELGYIPNRAPDILSNATSRAIGVLLPSLTNQVFAEVLRGIESVTDAHNYQTMLAHYGYLPEREEERLTSLLSYNIDGLILSERHHTPRTLKMIEVAGIPVVELMDCVSPCIDLAVGFNNFEAARQMTQQIIAHGHRHVVYFGARQDERTLIKQQGYEQAMRESGLEPYSIMTARSSSYSAGGELLRLAQRDYPQIDSIFCTNDDLAIGAAFECQRQGLSIPQDMAIAGFHGHDIGQVMVPKLASVLTPRERMGQIGAERLLARLRGETVCPRMVDVGFTVIPGGSI, from the coding sequence ATGAAGAAAAAACGGCCGGTACTCCAGGATGTGGCGGACAAGGTGGGCGTGACCAAGATGACGGTGAGCCGTTATCTGCGCAATCCCGACCAGGTTTCTGCCGCCCTGCAGCAAAAAATCGCCGTCGCGCTGGATGAGCTGGGCTACATCCCCAACCGCGCGCCGGACATCCTCTCCAACGCCACCAGCCGGGCGATTGGCGTGCTGTTGCCGTCGCTGACCAACCAGGTGTTCGCCGAAGTGCTGCGCGGCATCGAAAGCGTCACCGACGCGCACAACTACCAGACCATGCTGGCGCACTATGGCTACCTGCCGGAGCGTGAAGAAGAGCGTCTGACCTCGCTGCTTTCTTACAATATCGACGGCCTGATCCTGTCTGAGCGCCATCACACGCCGCGCACCCTGAAAATGATCGAGGTGGCGGGCATTCCGGTGGTGGAGCTGATGGACTGCGTCTCGCCGTGCATCGATCTGGCGGTGGGCTTCAACAACTTCGAGGCGGCGCGCCAGATGACCCAGCAGATCATCGCGCACGGCCACCGTCACGTGGTCTATTTCGGTGCCCGTCAGGATGAACGTACCCTCATCAAGCAGCAGGGGTATGAGCAGGCGATGCGCGAATCCGGCCTGGAGCCGTACAGCATCATGACCGCGCGTTCTTCCTCCTATTCCGCCGGCGGCGAGCTGCTGCGCCTGGCGCAGCGCGACTATCCGCAGATCGACAGTATCTTCTGCACCAACGATGACCTGGCGATCGGCGCGGCCTTCGAGTGCCAGCGACAGGGGCTGTCGATCCCGCAGGACATGGCGATCGCCGGTTTCCACGGCCATGATATCGGCCAGGTGATGGTGCCTAAGCTGGCCAGCGTGCTGACGCCGCGCGAACGCATGGGGCAGATCGGTGCCGAGCGCTTGCTGGCCCGGCTGCGCGGCGAAACGGTGTGCCCGCGCATGGTGGACGTCGGTTTCACCGTGATCCCCGGCGGCAGTATCTGA
- a CDS encoding GNAT family N-acetyltransferase — protein MSEIVIRHVETTDAQALHHLYSQTPVYRDTLQLPLPSVESWQKRLANPEPGTHNLAAFIDGQLAGQLAVMLNQRVRRRHVATFGIGVDPRYHGKGVGSRLMQAMIDLCDNWAAIERIELTVFTDNPAAIALYRKFGFEIEGTSRAYAMRDGVLVDAYHMARLRSGQPHGDA, from the coding sequence ATGAGCGAGATCGTGATACGCCACGTGGAAACGACGGATGCGCAAGCCCTGCATCATCTTTATTCGCAGACGCCCGTCTACCGCGATACGCTGCAGCTCCCGCTACCGTCCGTCGAGTCCTGGCAGAAACGCCTCGCCAATCCCGAACCGGGCACGCATAACCTGGCAGCCTTCATCGACGGGCAGCTTGCTGGCCAGCTGGCCGTCATGCTGAATCAGCGCGTGCGCCGCCGCCACGTGGCCACCTTCGGCATCGGCGTCGATCCTCGCTACCACGGCAAAGGCGTTGGCAGCCGCCTGATGCAGGCGATGATAGACCTGTGCGACAACTGGGCGGCCATCGAGCGCATCGAGCTGACGGTGTTCACCGACAACCCGGCGGCCATTGCGCTGTACCGCAAATTCGGTTTCGAGATAGAGGGCACCAGCCGCGCCTATGCCATGCGCGACGGCGTATTGGTCGACGCCTACCATATGGCGCGTTTGCGCTCCGGGCAGCCGCACGGCGATGCGTAA
- a CDS encoding pirin family protein yields the protein MIYVRKAEDRGHANHGWLDSWHTFSFADYYDPNFMGFSALRVINEDVIDAGQGFGTHPHKDMEILTYVLSGTVEHQDSMGNKEQIQAGEFQIMSAGTGVRHSEYNANQDRPLHLYQIWIIPDQVGLEPRYEQRMFDAPQGRQLVLSPDARDGSLKVFQDMTLSRWALNKGEQGEYPIAAGRRIWIQVVRGKVSVNGQAAGISDAFAVWDESALTIQADEESEILLFDLPPV from the coding sequence ATGATTTATGTACGTAAAGCGGAAGACCGCGGCCACGCCAATCATGGCTGGCTGGATAGCTGGCACACCTTCTCTTTTGCCGACTACTACGATCCGAACTTTATGGGGTTCTCGGCGCTGCGGGTGATCAACGAAGACGTGATCGACGCGGGGCAGGGTTTCGGTACCCACCCGCATAAAGACATGGAAATCCTGACCTACGTGCTGAGCGGCACGGTGGAACACCAGGACAGCATGGGCAACAAGGAGCAGATCCAGGCCGGCGAATTCCAGATCATGAGCGCAGGCACCGGGGTGCGTCACTCCGAGTACAACGCCAATCAGGATCGTCCGTTGCACCTGTACCAGATTTGGATCATTCCGGATCAGGTCGGGCTGGAGCCGCGCTACGAGCAGCGCATGTTCGACGCGCCGCAGGGCCGTCAGCTGGTGCTGTCGCCGGATGCGCGCGACGGTTCGCTGAAGGTGTTCCAGGATATGACGTTGTCGCGTTGGGCGCTGAATAAAGGCGAACAGGGTGAGTACCCGATCGCCGCCGGCCGCCGCATTTGGATCCAGGTGGTGCGCGGCAAGGTCTCGGTCAACGGCCAGGCCGCCGGCATCAGCGACGCATTTGCGGTGTGGGATGAATCGGCGCTGACGATCCAGGCCGACGAAGAGAGCGAAATCCTGCTGTTCGATCTGCCGCCGGTGTGA
- a CDS encoding Gfo/Idh/MocA family protein, translating into MTLNIGVIGTGAIGRDHIRRCSKVLQGARVVAVNDINRDNAAKVVSDLQLDARVYDNGHDLIKAADVQAVLVTSWGPSHEEFVLAAIAAGKPVFCEKPLAVTAQGCKNIVDAEAKHGKRLVQVGFMRPYDQGYRALKQVLTSGQIGEPLMLHCAHRNPTVGEAYTTDMAITDTLIHEIDVLRWLLDDDYVSVQVVFPRKSPKAFPHLKDPQIVLFETAKGTRIDVEIFVNCQYGYDIQCEVVGETGIAKLPEPSSVQMRSGARLSTEILTDWKDRFIDAYDVELQGFINDVAAGKLTGPSAWDGYAAAVTADACVAAQLSGEIVPVTLPARPVFYNK; encoded by the coding sequence ATGACATTGAACATTGGGGTTATCGGCACCGGCGCCATCGGCCGCGATCATATCCGTCGCTGCAGCAAAGTGTTGCAGGGTGCCCGCGTGGTGGCGGTAAACGACATCAACCGCGACAACGCCGCCAAGGTGGTGAGCGATCTGCAGCTGGATGCGCGGGTGTATGACAACGGCCACGATCTGATCAAGGCCGCCGACGTGCAGGCGGTGCTGGTCACGTCCTGGGGGCCGAGCCACGAAGAGTTCGTGTTGGCGGCCATCGCCGCCGGCAAACCGGTGTTCTGCGAGAAGCCGCTGGCGGTGACCGCGCAGGGCTGCAAAAACATCGTCGATGCCGAAGCGAAACACGGCAAGCGGCTGGTGCAGGTCGGCTTTATGCGCCCCTATGACCAGGGCTATCGCGCGTTGAAACAGGTGCTGACCAGCGGCCAGATCGGCGAACCGCTGATGCTGCACTGCGCGCACCGCAACCCGACGGTCGGCGAGGCCTATACCACCGATATGGCGATCACCGACACCCTGATCCACGAAATCGACGTGCTGCGCTGGCTGCTCGATGATGACTACGTGTCGGTGCAGGTGGTGTTCCCGCGTAAGAGCCCGAAGGCGTTCCCGCACCTGAAAGATCCGCAGATTGTGCTGTTTGAAACCGCCAAGGGTACGCGCATCGACGTCGAAATCTTCGTCAACTGCCAGTACGGCTACGACATTCAGTGCGAAGTGGTGGGGGAAACCGGCATCGCCAAACTGCCGGAGCCGTCCTCGGTGCAGATGCGCAGCGGCGCCCGCCTGTCGACCGAAATCCTGACCGACTGGAAAGATCGCTTTATCGACGCCTATGACGTCGAGCTGCAGGGTTTCATCAACGACGTGGCTGCGGGCAAGCTGACCGGGCCTTCCGCCTGGGACGGCTACGCCGCCGCGGTGACCGCCGACGCCTGCGTGGCGGCCCAGCTCAGCGGCGAGATTGTGCCGGTGACCTTGCCGGCGCGCCCGGTGTTCTACAACAAATAA
- a CDS encoding sugar phosphate isomerase/epimerase family protein: MKIAFDVDVIRDLGVTKMVQQVADWGYKYIEQSPHPQINPFYKHPKASREIMAEYKNALKATGVEISSFIVVYRWSGPGEDRRQAAVKNWRRMIEIAVEMGVQVINTELAGNPNEPEICEELWYRSMEELLPIVEREGIRMEIQSHPWDFCELSNETADLVKSLRSDHVKYLYSVPHTFYYDKGQGDVAGMLQYAGDDLSHVLIADTMNHTKHCRYIVNPPGVDAAVHQHVGIGEGEVNFDALFQTLRDMEFANRSFKVGGESIICTSLFGYPEKMPSQAVATRERIERELLGK, encoded by the coding sequence ATGAAGATCGCTTTTGATGTCGACGTTATACGGGATTTGGGCGTGACCAAGATGGTGCAGCAGGTGGCGGACTGGGGCTACAAATACATCGAACAGTCGCCGCACCCGCAGATCAACCCGTTTTACAAGCATCCGAAGGCCAGCCGCGAAATCATGGCGGAGTATAAAAACGCCCTGAAAGCGACCGGCGTGGAGATCTCCTCATTTATCGTGGTGTATCGCTGGTCCGGGCCAGGGGAAGATCGCCGCCAGGCGGCGGTCAAAAACTGGCGGCGGATGATCGAAATCGCGGTGGAAATGGGCGTGCAGGTGATTAACACCGAACTGGCGGGCAACCCCAACGAACCGGAGATCTGCGAGGAGCTGTGGTATCGCTCGATGGAGGAGCTGCTGCCGATCGTCGAGCGCGAGGGTATCCGTATGGAGATCCAGTCGCACCCGTGGGACTTTTGCGAGCTGAGCAACGAAACCGCCGATCTGGTGAAATCGCTGCGCAGCGACCACGTCAAATACCTCTACAGCGTGCCGCACACCTTCTACTACGACAAGGGGCAGGGTGACGTGGCCGGCATGCTGCAGTACGCCGGGGACGATCTTTCCCACGTGCTGATCGCCGACACCATGAATCACACCAAGCATTGCCGTTATATCGTCAACCCGCCGGGCGTTGACGCCGCGGTGCATCAGCACGTCGGCATCGGCGAAGGCGAGGTGAATTTCGACGCCCTGTTCCAGACGCTGCGCGACATGGAATTTGCCAACCGCAGCTTCAAGGTCGGCGGCGAATCGATCATCTGCACCTCGCTGTTCGGCTACCCGGAAAAGATGCCGAGCCAGGCGGTGGCGACCAGAGAGCGCATCGAAAGAGAGCTGTTGGGCAAATAA